The following proteins are encoded in a genomic region of Halonatronomonas betaini:
- a CDS encoding pseudouridine synthase, with product MAEVRLQKFMAHAGVASRRKSEEIIAAGRVKVNGETVTEMGFKIDPTEDYVEVDGNEIEREKKRYFKLHKPVGVISTASDPKGRKTVVEFVDDIKQRLYPVGRLDYNSSGLILLTNDGKLTHILTHPSFEIEKTYRVIADGRIAKDDIARLEAGVELDDGMTAPARVDQLNYQGERTKFLITIHEGRNRQVRRMCQAVGHEVTDLMRLRFGPIELDNLQPGERKELSSEEIARLKDLKASEA from the coding sequence ATGGCAGAAGTTAGATTACAGAAATTTATGGCCCATGCCGGAGTTGCCTCCAGACGCAAGTCTGAGGAGATAATAGCCGCCGGTCGAGTTAAAGTTAATGGTGAAACTGTTACAGAGATGGGCTTTAAGATAGATCCAACTGAAGATTATGTAGAAGTTGACGGTAATGAGATTGAAAGAGAGAAAAAGCGCTATTTTAAATTACATAAACCAGTCGGCGTTATCTCAACTGCTTCAGACCCGAAAGGTAGAAAGACTGTTGTTGAGTTTGTTGATGACATCAAACAGAGGCTATATCCAGTTGGCCGGTTAGATTATAATTCCAGTGGCCTTATTCTTTTAACCAATGACGGCAAATTAACCCATATTTTAACCCACCCTTCTTTTGAAATCGAGAAGACCTACAGAGTGATTGCCGATGGCAGAATAGCAAAGGATGATATTGCCAGGCTGGAAGCAGGGGTTGAGCTTGATGATGGGATGACAGCCCCGGCTAGAGTAGATCAGTTGAATTATCAGGGAGAGAGAACTAAATTTTTAATAACGATCCATGAGGGCAGAAATCGCCAGGTAAGAAGGATGTGCCAGGCTGTTGGCCATGAAGTTACTGATCTGATGAGATTAAGGTTTGGCCCGATTGAGCTTGACAATCTCCAGCCAGGTGAAAGAAAAGAATTGAGCAGTGAAGAGATCGCCAGGTTAAAGGATTTGAAAGCTTCAGAAGCTTAG
- a CDS encoding CBS domain-containing protein, which yields MEIVVSHQLTDLDGLAAMFAAAKIYPEARPVFVGRLHQMVKDFMALYRDEINVLYVEDIDLNQVTRVIICDTSELDRLGPLEDNINWDEVEVIVYDHHPHDELTWADRDKSQKVGSATTILIQEIMSAAIKIDAVEATLFALGIYADTGNFAHLNTTAADLEAAAYLLKNGAKIKVINQFLQQKLDNDQKEALSQFLPSRQDLNYNGVKFSLFTGKLNKYVRGLNKVVSRIKELYHLPTVFLLAEAEDQIDLIGRSSDEAVNIGRICDRFGGGGHPGAGAARLNPPLKDAETKLKSVLKTELSPRQIVSSIMSAPVRTLSPETTIAEAEKALDRYGHNGLIVVEDKEGKPILEEDIVGVFSRRDLDKVKGHDLMHAPVKGYMSRDVVTINADASIQDAQEEMVHYNIGRLPVIDDGKMVGIITRTDLLDAYYDDESPQHYQHTYGSSMVEIEARKTDLTGQFNNLTAKLKELFKLCSSLSASMDSRLFIVGGMVRDFVLDIENKDLDLVIEGQVEPFLASLAKELDVDYQYNDRFQTGSLNYYDYTLDLAQARSEYYPTPGSLPEVESAGILEDLFRRDFTVNAMAIALFPEEFGYLYDYFNGYQDIKNETVRALHRFSFLDDPTRIIRGIKLSLSLDFNFEEETENLMQEALNRGEFTGLSLNRVLRELKDLFYRFHDNSELPGVLKKLPVVKLLDFSFEFTEKTCRDWKRLEESLAYLDSKDYNIKEWEVKLVLLLRNLPGGIRSKINLTNKEEQLLNFINRLPENTENIFAFEEPVELAEELDKLEPEELALIHCFKEDSYHRSRLEFYLNELRNIEIEIDGNDLIDLGLKPGPEIREILAKVRKRRYQGRIKDRESQLELARKLIKEYQK from the coding sequence ATGGAGATTGTTGTCTCCCATCAGCTAACAGATTTAGATGGATTGGCAGCTATGTTTGCAGCTGCTAAAATATATCCAGAGGCCAGACCTGTTTTTGTTGGCAGGCTTCATCAGATGGTCAAGGATTTTATGGCCCTTTATCGGGATGAGATAAATGTACTTTATGTTGAGGATATTGACTTAAATCAGGTTACCAGGGTAATAATCTGTGATACATCAGAATTAGACAGGCTGGGTCCTCTAGAAGACAATATTAATTGGGATGAAGTAGAGGTTATAGTCTATGACCATCACCCCCACGATGAATTGACCTGGGCCGATAGAGATAAAAGTCAAAAAGTAGGTTCAGCCACAACAATCTTAATTCAGGAGATAATGTCAGCTGCAATCAAGATTGATGCAGTTGAAGCCACTCTTTTTGCCCTGGGGATCTATGCAGATACAGGCAACTTTGCCCATTTAAATACAACAGCCGCTGATCTTGAAGCAGCGGCTTATCTACTTAAAAATGGAGCAAAGATTAAAGTAATTAACCAGTTTTTACAGCAGAAACTTGATAATGATCAAAAAGAAGCTTTAAGTCAATTTTTACCATCTCGCCAGGATTTAAATTATAATGGCGTTAAATTTAGCCTCTTTACAGGAAAACTCAATAAATATGTCAGAGGTTTAAATAAAGTTGTTTCTAGGATCAAGGAACTTTATCATCTGCCGACAGTTTTTTTACTGGCTGAAGCAGAAGATCAGATAGATTTAATCGGCCGTTCCAGTGATGAGGCAGTTAATATCGGCCGAATCTGCGATCGTTTTGGTGGCGGTGGTCATCCAGGGGCCGGGGCAGCCAGACTTAATCCGCCTTTAAAAGATGCTGAGACGAAATTGAAGTCTGTCTTAAAGACTGAGCTTTCCCCAAGACAGATAGTTAGCTCTATTATGAGTGCTCCAGTTAGAACTTTATCTCCTGAAACAACAATAGCTGAAGCCGAAAAAGCTTTAGATCGTTATGGCCATAATGGTTTAATTGTTGTTGAAGATAAAGAAGGTAAGCCAATTTTAGAAGAAGATATTGTCGGGGTATTTTCAAGGCGAGATCTTGATAAGGTAAAAGGCCATGATCTAATGCATGCTCCGGTAAAAGGTTATATGTCCAGAGATGTTGTTACAATTAATGCTGATGCATCTATCCAGGATGCCCAGGAAGAAATGGTCCATTACAATATTGGCCGGCTCCCTGTGATTGATGATGGCAAAATGGTTGGAATTATAACTAGAACAGATCTGCTGGATGCCTATTATGATGATGAATCCCCTCAGCATTATCAGCATACCTATGGCAGTTCTATGGTAGAAATAGAAGCCAGAAAGACTGATCTTACAGGCCAGTTCAACAATCTTACAGCTAAATTAAAAGAACTCTTTAAATTATGTTCCTCCCTTTCTGCCTCAATGGATAGCAGGTTATTTATTGTCGGTGGTATGGTTAGAGATTTCGTATTGGATATTGAAAACAAAGACCTTGATTTAGTAATTGAAGGCCAGGTTGAGCCCTTTTTAGCCAGCCTTGCCAAAGAACTTGATGTTGATTATCAATATAACGACCGTTTTCAGACCGGCAGTCTTAATTATTATGATTATACCCTGGATTTAGCTCAGGCCAGAAGTGAATACTATCCAACTCCAGGGAGCCTGCCAGAAGTTGAAAGTGCAGGCATTCTTGAAGATTTATTTAGAAGAGATTTTACTGTTAATGCTATGGCTATAGCCCTATTTCCTGAAGAATTTGGTTATCTTTATGATTACTTTAATGGTTATCAGGATATAAAAAATGAAACTGTTAGGGCTCTCCATCGGTTTAGTTTTCTTGATGATCCGACAAGAATAATCCGGGGTATAAAATTAAGTCTATCTCTGGATTTTAATTTTGAAGAAGAGACAGAAAATCTAATGCAGGAAGCATTAAATAGAGGAGAATTTACTGGTTTATCATTAAATAGAGTTTTAAGAGAGTTAAAAGATTTATTCTATCGCTTCCATGATAATAGCGAACTTCCCGGGGTTTTAAAGAAACTTCCAGTGGTAAAATTATTGGACTTTAGTTTTGAATTTACTGAAAAGACCTGCCGAGATTGGAAGAGGTTGGAAGAAAGCCTTGCATATTTAGACTCAAAAGATTATAATATAAAGGAATGGGAAGTTAAATTAGTGCTTCTATTACGCAATCTTCCAGGTGGTATTAGATCAAAGATAAATCTGACCAATAAAGAAGAACAGTTATTAAACTTTATCAATAGGCTCCCGGAAAATACTGAGAATATTTTTGCCTTTGAAGAGCCAGTCGAACTGGCTGAAGAATTGGATAAGTTAGAGCCTGAAGAACTGGCTTTAATTCATTGCTTTAAAGAAGATAGTTATCATAGAAGTCGACTTGAGTTCTATTTAAATGAATTAAGAAATATTGAAATAGAAATAGATGGAAATGACCTGATAGATTTAGGACTTAAACCAGGGCCTGAAATCAGAGAGATTTTGGCAAAAGTCCGTAAACGGAGATATCAGGGAAGAATTAAAGATAGGGAGTCGCAGCTTGAATTAGCCCGAAAGTTAATTAAAGAATATCAAAAGTAA
- a CDS encoding site-2 protease family protein has translation MDNIMQLILLLPVLLLSLSLHELSHGYASYMMGDPTAKNAGRLTLNPLAHLDPIGALVLLMTQRFGWAKPVPINPRYYNNPRRDMMLVSFAGPASNLALAAFFAIIINIMPLITGQSLMGLLYGMRGNTMIIVVNFLYLAIIINISLAIFNLLPFPPLDGSKILRGVLPPKYDRYFNKLEGPMGMLVILVLAYSGVLWSIIGPVVNGILNLLVFF, from the coding sequence GTGGATAATATAATGCAATTGATTTTATTATTACCTGTTTTACTCTTATCACTGTCCTTGCACGAATTATCACATGGTTATGCATCTTACATGATGGGAGATCCAACTGCTAAGAATGCCGGAAGATTAACTCTGAACCCGTTAGCCCATTTGGATCCAATAGGTGCACTGGTTTTATTAATGACTCAGCGTTTTGGCTGGGCCAAGCCAGTTCCAATAAATCCGAGATACTATAATAATCCAAGAAGAGATATGATGTTAGTTAGTTTTGCCGGTCCAGCTTCAAATCTGGCTCTGGCAGCATTTTTTGCTATAATAATTAATATAATGCCGTTAATAACCGGCCAGTCTTTAATGGGTTTACTTTATGGTATGAGAGGTAATACAATGATTATAGTTGTAAACTTTCTCTACCTGGCTATAATAATTAATATCAGTCTGGCAATCTTTAATCTACTGCCATTTCCACCGCTGGATGGTTCCAAGATTTTAAGAGGGGTCCTGCCACCGAAATATGACCGTTACTTCAACAAATTAGAGGGGCCAATGGGAATGCTCGTTATTCTTGTACTGGCCTATTCAGGAGTTCTCTGGTCGATTATCGGCCCGGTAGTAAATGGCATTTTAAATCTATTAGTATTCTTTTAA
- the scpB gene encoding SMC-Scp complex subunit ScpB, with the protein MSQTKEEQLEFKFDPEVIARLEALLFASPEVLSLHQLSSGLEMTKGDIKKALKQLQLEYEKPERGLELKEYDGNYTLTNKKSLGQLIKDILAAPREVNLTEASLETLAIVAYHQPVTRTEIEEVRGVRVDQTLRTLSKYDLIKELGRREQPGNPIEYGTTEEFLTFFDLKDLNQLPDRKSLAEEEDQENGRS; encoded by the coding sequence ATGAGTCAGACTAAAGAAGAACAGCTTGAATTTAAGTTTGACCCTGAAGTTATAGCCAGGCTGGAGGCATTATTATTTGCCTCACCAGAGGTGCTATCACTCCATCAGTTAAGCTCAGGTCTGGAAATGACAAAGGGAGATATTAAAAAAGCTCTCAAACAGCTCCAGCTTGAATATGAAAAACCAGAAAGGGGCCTGGAATTAAAGGAGTACGATGGTAATTATACTCTAACCAATAAAAAATCTTTAGGCCAGTTGATCAAAGATATACTGGCAGCTCCGAGAGAAGTTAATTTAACTGAAGCTTCATTAGAAACCCTGGCAATTGTGGCCTATCATCAGCCAGTTACCAGAACTGAGATTGAAGAGGTTAGAGGTGTCCGGGTCGATCAGACATTAAGGACATTAAGCAAATACGATTTAATCAAAGAACTTGGCCGCCGTGAGCAGCCAGGAAACCCGATAGAATATGGAACTACAGAGGAATTTTTAACATTTTTTGATTTAAAAGATTTAAATCAACTGCCAGATAGAAAATCCCTGGCAGAAGAGGAGGATCAGGAGAATGGCAGAAGTTAG
- a CDS encoding segregation and condensation protein A, translating to MGCQLEIENFTGPLDLLYKLIKENEIEISKISLARVADQYLSYLDRLEDFNMDQASEFTVIGAELVQLKARSLLPIYNQEEEEEEPDLVARLKEHQIIKELAGTLGELADEAKDYHFPERTLDIPDDNYILSLDADIQTIHKLYCQAMDAYETRLAQEAEREKLVRLARETITLQDKINEVMTILATAGRGKRLNFKELITDHQDKLEIVITFLSVLELNRLRKIKLEQSRRFGEIQVELTRRGGNKHESD from the coding sequence ATGGGCTGCCAGCTTGAAATAGAAAACTTCACAGGTCCTCTGGACCTGCTCTATAAATTAATTAAAGAAAATGAAATAGAGATATCCAAGATTTCTCTGGCCAGAGTGGCAGACCAGTATCTCTCCTATCTTGATAGGCTTGAAGATTTCAATATGGACCAGGCCAGTGAATTTACAGTTATCGGTGCTGAGCTTGTTCAGCTTAAGGCCAGAAGCCTGCTGCCGATCTATAATCAGGAGGAAGAGGAAGAAGAGCCTGATTTAGTGGCCAGGTTAAAGGAACATCAGATTATAAAAGAGCTGGCTGGAACTTTAGGTGAGCTGGCTGATGAGGCTAAAGATTATCATTTTCCAGAAAGAACTCTGGATATCCCTGATGATAACTATATTTTGAGTCTGGATGCAGATATCCAGACCATCCATAAATTATACTGTCAGGCAATGGATGCCTATGAGACGAGGCTGGCCCAGGAAGCAGAAAGGGAAAAACTTGTCCGCCTGGCTCGAGAAACAATAACACTCCAGGATAAGATCAATGAAGTAATGACGATTTTGGCAACTGCTGGCAGAGGAAAACGTCTAAATTTCAAAGAATTAATAACTGACCATCAGGATAAATTAGAGATTGTTATTACATTTTTATCAGTTTTAGAGTTAAATAGATTGAGAAAGATAAAATTAGAACAGTCCAGGCGCTTTGGAGAGATCCAGGTAGAACTGACCAGACGGGGTGGGAATAAGCATGAGTCAGACTAA